A stretch of Candidatus Polarisedimenticolia bacterium DNA encodes these proteins:
- a CDS encoding adenylate kinase, producing the protein MPAAHGRATRLVLLGAPGVGKGTQAAEITRRVGLLHISTGDLLRSAIRDGTPLGRRVAAIVERGELVPDALVGEVMEERLSRPDAADGFLLDGFPRTVAQADLLDRILSKRGQSLDRVISIEVAEPEIIDRLTGRRSCDRCGAVYHVRYNRPKAEGICDRCGGTLRQRNDDTDTVIAERLRAYREQTAPLILRYQKAGVLAAVDGRGRPAEVFERMAAAVPGLRG; encoded by the coding sequence ATGCCTGCGGCGCACGGCAGGGCAACCCGGCTGGTCCTCCTGGGGGCTCCGGGGGTCGGGAAGGGAACGCAGGCGGCGGAAATCACGCGGCGGGTCGGCCTGCTGCACATCTCGACGGGCGACCTCCTGCGGTCCGCGATACGGGACGGGACGCCGCTCGGACGGAGGGTGGCCGCCATCGTCGAGCGGGGGGAGCTGGTCCCCGACGCGCTGGTGGGCGAGGTGATGGAAGAGAGGCTGTCGCGGCCGGACGCGGCCGACGGCTTCCTCCTGGACGGGTTTCCGAGGACGGTGGCACAGGCCGACCTGCTGGACAGGATCCTGTCCAAGCGGGGCCAGTCGCTGGACCGGGTGATCAGCATCGAGGTCGCCGAGCCGGAGATCATCGACCGGCTGACCGGCCGGAGATCGTGCGACCGCTGCGGCGCCGTGTATCACGTGCGCTACAACCGGCCCAAGGCCGAAGGGATCTGCGATCGCTGCGGCGGGACGCTGCGGCAGAGGAACGACGACACGGACACGGTGATCGCCGAGAGACTGAGGGCGTACCGGGAGCAGACGGCGCCCCTGATCCTCAGGTACCAGAAGGCCGGCGTCCTCGCGGCGGTGGACGGGAGAGGTCGACCGGCGGAGGTGTTCGAGCGGATGGCGGCGGCCGTGCCGGGGCTGCGGGGATGA